CCTCTGGAGGCTCTCCGGGCGATCGAGAGGGAGATCCGGGATGCGAAGCGATGAGCTGATCGCCCTCTACGCGCGGGAGGGGGCTCTTCTCGAGGGGCACTTCGTTCTACGGTCGGGGATGCACAGTGGCCGGTATCTTCAATCCGCACTTCTTCTTGCACGGCCCGAGCTCGCCGCGAGGGCCGGCAGCGCCCTTGCGGATCTCCTCCGGCCGCATAGGGCATGCACGATCCTCTCGCCGGCGCTCGGGGGGATCATCATCGGGCACGAGACCGCCCGCGCTCTGGGGATCCGCTTCCTCTTCGCCGAGCGGGAGGGGAGCGACTTCCGGCTCCGGCGCGGCTTTCGAGTCGAGAGGGGGGAGCGGGTGGTCGTGGTCGAGGACGTCGTCACG
This is a stretch of genomic DNA from Candidatus Eisenbacteria bacterium. It encodes these proteins:
- a CDS encoding orotate phosphoribosyltransferase, which translates into the protein MRSDELIALYAREGALLEGHFVLRSGMHSGRYLQSALLLARPELAARAGSALADLLRPHRACTILSPALGGIIIGHETARALGIRFLFAEREGSDFRLRRGFRVERGERVVVVEDVVTTGGAALRMVRLAEEAGAEVSAVGALVDRSGREACFPI